In a single window of the Vitis vinifera cultivar Pinot Noir 40024 chromosome 6, ASM3070453v1 genome:
- the LOC100265646 gene encoding histone H4, with protein MSGRGKGGKGLGKGGAKRHRKVLRDNIQGITKPAIRRLARRGGVKRISGLIYEETRGVLKIFLENVIRDAVTYTEHARRKTVTAMDVVYALKRQGRTLYGFGG; from the coding sequence ATGTCGGGGCGTGGGAAGGGAGGCAAAGGATTGGGAAAGGGAGGGGCAAAGCGACATCGTAAGGTGCTCCGTGATAACATCCAGGGTATCACGAAGCCAGCCATACGTAGGCTGGCTAGGAGAGGAGGTGTGAAGCGTATCAGCGGTCTGATCTATGAGGAGACCCGTGGTGTGCTGAAGATCTTCTTGGAGAACGTCATTCGGGACGCCGTCACCTACACGGAGCACGCTCGCCGGAAGACCGTGACTGCCATGGACGTCGTCTATGCTCTCAAGAGGCAGGGCAGGACTCTGTATGGGTTTGGTGGTTAA